Below is a genomic region from Bacillus mycoides.
TTGTAATCCGTATTCATTGTATACTGCACGAAGGAAATTTGGTACAGGGTTTACAATCATTTCGGAAATTTGTAACATTTATTATTAGTTGTTAACAAATAATTAACAAAGATGTTAAGAAAAATCAAAATTTTGAAACAAATAGACTTATAAAATGATATAATCATATCAAAATACATATAGGGGATGAGAGGCTATGGAGCTGATTCGTGATTTAATGATCCAAATTGCCATCATTATTTTACCACTATTTTTATATGAAGCGATTCGTTTAAATCGTTATCAAGGAATGCTTCCGAAGCCTAATCGCTACTTTATTATGTTTTTATCTAGCGTTACACTCGTTCTCTCCATGACATACTCTATTTGTTTTGGTACCGTTTGCGGATACAATTTTCATCCAGTCCCAATTGTTAGTGGTTTTTTATATGGTGGGATTGTTGGGCTCATCCCTGCCATTATTTATGTTGCATATGAATGGATTTTTAAGGGGCTTAGTTGGTTGCCTATGGTAGAAGTTATATTTCTTTCGATAATTCCATTATTTTTGTCAAAGAAATGGTCTCTTTTTTCAAGAGATAAGAAGCTAATATTAGCTTTTATGATTGCATCATTTTATGTTCTTGTTTCATTAGTAGTCGGGATGTTGAATGTCCTTTTAGAAACAGGTTTTACACCGTACATATCTAATCTATATAGTGGGTATATATTTGCATCACTTATTATGGTTATGACAATGGTATTTCAAGTGTATTTGACTGAGTATTTAAACGAAAATGCATTATTGCGTACAGAAATGCAAAAATCAGAAAAACTTAATATTGTAAGTGAGTTAGCTGCAAGTGTTGCACATGAAGTTCGAAACCCTCTCACTGTTGTACGAGGGTTTATTCAATTGCTAGAGAGTACGGAAGACGTAAAAAACAAAGATTATATGCGTCTCGTATTAGCTGAACTGGATCGTGCTGAACAGATTATTTCAGATTATTTAAATTTAGCAAGGCCTCAAATTGAAAAAAAAGAACATATTTGTTTATCAGCACAATTAATTGAAATGACAACTCTTATGTCATCATTTGCAGCGATGCAGGGCGTTTATTTGCAAGTTGAGATTTCTGAGAGCCTTTATACTATCGGCGATAAGACGAAATTGAAGCAAGCTATTATGAATGTTGTTAAAAACGGTATTGAAGCAATTCAAGGAAACAAAGGGTATTTAAAAGTAACAGCTATTCAAAAAGATGAATTGATAATAATAAGAGTTAAAGATAGTGGTGTTGGAATGACAAAAGAACAGTTAGTAAGGCTTGGACAACCGTATTATTCTTTAAAAGAAAAAGGAACAGGATTAGGCCTTATGGTAACATTTAGTATTTTACAAGCGCATAATGGCACATTGGAATATAAAAGTGAAAGCGGAAAAGGAACTGAAGCTATTATTATATTGCCAGCTGTACGATATAAGGAATAAAAGTTACCGATAGAAGGTAACTTTTTATTTTATCGTGCATTAGAAAAAGATACAAAATTTCATTCATTTATTTTTTCTTGTTTTGTTCGAACGAATAAACTTTTAAATGATTGAAAGAAGCTTTGCTCTTTTGAGGCGGCGACTAATCTTTTTGTTTCTTGAATTTCGCGAATAACTTGCATAAGTTGTGTATCACGGTTGCTATCTTTATTGTAAATTTGATTGACAAGTTTATTCATTTTTTCTTCTTGTTTGGATTCTCGCTTATACATATGATTCATTAATAAGTCCATCTTTTCTTTTTGGAGTGCATCTGTTTGAGCGGCGTGAACAACTAGATCTTGTAACATTTTTTCTTGTGAGCCTTCTTTTACATAAACTTGTTGCATTAGTTCATCTAATTTCTCGTCTTTTAAACGATTTTGTGTAATGAGAGTAGAGTTTTGATGAATAATTGCTTCATTTAATTGAGCAAGCATTTCAAGTTTTAGCATGAACTCCTCAAAGTTACGCCCATCTTCTTTTGGTTGCACTTCTTGCTTATCTTGAATAACAGGTACAGGTGGGGCCTCTTTTTCTTTTAAAATAATAGGTATTGTTTCTGAAATGTCCTCTTGTAATGTAGCAGCTCTTTCATGTATAGATTTCAATAGTTTTAAATCATCCAATTTATAAATACGAGCATCAGCTGTTTTTGAAATGATATAACCGTGTTCCTCTAAGAGTTGGCTATATTTTCGGACTATATGTTTTGGGATACCTGTTTTATTTGTAACATCTTTCGTTTTATAAATAGCTTCCATGATAGTTCCTCCCCAAAAAGTATCGTATATATCATTTCAACCTTTTATGTGGACTTCCTTTGAAAAAGAATGTCGGAAGGTTATTAGTTTTCTACAGCATTAGTGAAAAGATGAAGAAAAATGAATGTTTTTGGCGGAATGGAGAGGAAGAG
It encodes:
- a CDS encoding sensor histidine kinase translates to MELIRDLMIQIAIIILPLFLYEAIRLNRYQGMLPKPNRYFIMFLSSVTLVLSMTYSICFGTVCGYNFHPVPIVSGFLYGGIVGLIPAIIYVAYEWIFKGLSWLPMVEVIFLSIIPLFLSKKWSLFSRDKKLILAFMIASFYVLVSLVVGMLNVLLETGFTPYISNLYSGYIFASLIMVMTMVFQVYLTEYLNENALLRTEMQKSEKLNIVSELAASVAHEVRNPLTVVRGFIQLLESTEDVKNKDYMRLVLAELDRAEQIISDYLNLARPQIEKKEHICLSAQLIEMTTLMSSFAAMQGVYLQVEISESLYTIGDKTKLKQAIMNVVKNGIEAIQGNKGYLKVTAIQKDELIIIRVKDSGVGMTKEQLVRLGQPYYSLKEKGTGLGLMVTFSILQAHNGTLEYKSESGKGTEAIIILPAVRYKE
- a CDS encoding DUF3967 domain-containing protein — translated: MEAIYKTKDVTNKTGIPKHIVRKYSQLLEEHGYIISKTADARIYKLDDLKLLKSIHERAATLQEDISETIPIILKEKEAPPVPVIQDKQEVQPKEDGRNFEEFMLKLEMLAQLNEAIIHQNSTLITQNRLKDEKLDELMQQVYVKEGSQEKMLQDLVVHAAQTDALQKEKMDLLMNHMYKRESKQEEKMNKLVNQIYNKDSNRDTQLMQVIREIQETKRLVAASKEQSFFQSFKSLFVRTKQEKINE